A stretch of DNA from Vulcanisaeta thermophila:
TGGTTGAGGGTAAAGTGGGTATTGGGATTAGGATTATTGACGCAATCCCCAGGAGCACCGCGGGTATTATGAGGAAGGCCCCCGTGATCACCATCAAGATGCCGGCAACCCTGGGCTCGCTCATTTGCTCTAAGGAATGCCTTGTTAAATTAAAAGGGTTTGGTTCATTAGAAGCCGTAAGCCCTCTTAATCCAGTCTATTATTTCCTCAATGCCCCTGTCGAGGCCGGGCTCTAGGTTGCCAAGCACCTTAACGGTGTTGCTGCAGTCGTACTGAACATTAACATACCTAAGCAAAGCCCTGGCGCCACTGGGTAGTGCCAGGCCCGCGAGCACCGTGGGTATCGGTATCGATAAGCCCCTGACACCCATGTGCATGGCCATGGTCCTGGTTAAATCGCCTAAGTCATACTGTTGACACTCAGTTGCGTAAAGGAATGAGTTATTGAATTCATCACTGACTGCAAGCCTCTCAAGGAGCCTAACCAGGTAGCCCACGTAGATCATGCTGACCCTAACCCTCACAATGGGTATTAAGCCCCTCCTGATTACCCTATAGAGCATTAGGAACTCCTCGTGGTCGTTGTAGTAGCCGTAGACCAAGGTGGGCCTCACAATAACGTACCTAAGGCCTTCAGAACCCAACTCCCTCAGTGTCCTCTCACCATCACACTTACTCCTCTCATAATTACTTCTGGGCCTCACATAGGCATAATCACAGTGCACTGGTTCCTCCCTAATGAAGTTGCCAATGGGTCCCGAGGCCGCCGAGGCACTTATGTGTACCAGCTTTATCCTCCTATCCACATCGAGTATGGCCCTCGCTATGTTCCTAGGAACCTCAACATGGGCACTCCATAAGTCCCTCCAGGAACCGCTTATTCTACCCACGGTGTTAAACACGTAATCTGGCCCGACCTCCTCCATGGTTTTTCTCAATTCCCCATAATCATTGGGATCAACTCTACGAAGTTTAACGCCTAGCTCCATTAAATCCTTAGCCATTAATGACCTGGTACCCTTAATGCTTCTGTACGTAACATGGACCTCATACCCCAGGGAGACCAGGTACCTGGCTAGGTTCGTTGCTATGAAGCCAAGCCCCACGATAATTGCTTTCTTCATTAAGTCCAAATTAGGACATAGCTAATAAGCATTTTCGCCATAAATAATCAATATAGACATAACTGTAGCCTAAGGAAGGTTTATAAGTACAGCACCCACGGGTCAAGCGTATGAGGACGGAGTTATGGCACACAATTAGCGAAGGTCAAAGAAAATCCGTATTAATAAATGCCTTCCTTGGGGCCCTATTGGGATCAATGAACATGTCATCAATTGTTATAGCCCTACCAGCAATACTGAGGGGTATAGGGCTTAGTATAAACACTACGTTAGGGTTCATGATAATGACCTGGATAATGTTCGCATACCCACTGGTCATGGCAATAACCGTGGCATTGATCGGCCGCCTCTCGGACATGTACGGTAGGGGCAGGGTATTTACCATAGGCGACATAATATTCACCACAGCCTCGGTACTACTCGGCCTAACACCAGGCTATGGAGTAATCGCCGGCATCCAAATGGTGATTTACAGGTTCGTGCAGGGCCTCGGGGGTGCCATGATGTTTGGAAACAGCGCCGCCTTAATCACAGATACCTTCCCACCAGAACGTAGAGGTGTGGCCCAGGGAATCGTGGGTATAGCCTTTAGTGCAGGGAGCGTCACTGGCCTTTTAATCGGTGGCTTACTGGCTACAATTGATTGGCGCTGGGTCTTCCTATTCAACGCACCCATTGGTGCTGTGAGTATTGCCTGGGCCTTCAGAAGTGTTTACAGATTACCCACGGGCTTTACCAAGGCCAGGATTGACTGGGTCGGCGCCTTGCTTCTCACGGCATCCTTAGTTTTAATGCTAATGGGCTTAATGCTTTCCATGATGCCGTACGGCGCCTCATCACTTGGCTGGGGAAACCCAATGGTGTGGATACTACTCAGCAGCGGTGTTGTATTGTTCGTAGTGTTGTTTATTGTTGAGTCGAGGATTCAAGAGCCCATGCTCAGGGTTAAGTTGTTCAGGATCAAGCAGTTCACGTACGGTGTCTTAAGCAGCTTATTTCTGTTCCTTGCACAGGGTGCGAATGTGTTCGTTCTATCATTACTACTCCAGGCAATATACCTACCACTCCATGGAATACCCTACGAAGACACGCCGTTATGGGCAGGAATATACCTAATACCAAGCAGCATAGCCAGCGCCCTCTTCGCACCCATAGGAGGCAAGCTACTGAATAAGTTTGGCGCCAGAGTGGTCTCCACACTTGGTGCGGTACTGCTTAGCATAAGCTTTGAGTTATTAACCCTACTGCCCGTGACGAACTTCAACTACATATTCTTTGCAGCAATACTCCTCATTATGGGCGCCGGCACTGGATTATTCCAATCACCAAACCTAGTATCAATACTCAGTGCGGTGCCGCCCACGGAAAGGTCAGCGGCATCGGGATTAAGGGCTGCCATGCAAAATATAGGCCTATTAATGAGCTTTGCCATATTCCTAACGTTAATACTTACGGGTGCCTCGATAGAACTAACGCGTTCACTATACAATGCACTGATCAGTGCGGGGGTTCCGGCCAGCGACGCCATGAGGCTAATCTCAATACCGCCAGTCCATGCTTTATTCGCTGCGTTCCTGGGTTATGACCCAATAAAGACCTTAGTAGCCCAAGCAGGCATTTCACTACCCGCATCGGTAATGAGCAACATTGACAAACTCTCCTTCTTCCCCAGCGCCATAGCCCCCGCAATGGCGTTAGGCTTCTACTACGCATACCACGCAGCCGCGGTACTCGCCATAGTGGCCGCCGTGTTCTCATACATGAGAGGTAGGGAGGCGTTCCAACCACAGGTATTAACCACCGTGAAGGTAGAGACCAAGACCACGCCCACAAACCCGGTGGTGGAGCTAAACGGCGGACCGGACAACCCACAGTACAGCCTTAAGTCTGACCCTGTGCTGAGGAAGGTGTATGCGGCGTATTTACTACTGGGTACTGAATTGGCGGATCAAGTGCTGAGTTCAATAACGACCAGGGACCTCGTATACGTAGCCATTAGAATGTCAAACGCACCCCAATGGTTAGCTGAGATAATTACGAAGTTGGGCGATTGTGATGTTAAGAGTGATGTGGTGAAAATAGTTAGGAAATATACTGAGTTACCGGGTTGGTTTAATGAGTTAGTGGATGCGTGGATGAGTAGGAATCAAAAGACGGTGCCCTCCTAATTCTTATTTTTAATTTTTATTTTAACTAAATACTTAATCATAGTGTGTATATTCTATTCCCCGACCAAACCACTAGATGTCCATTCTTAAGGTATTCATAGTATGTGAATCCACTATACCTTATACTCAACCTCCCCTTGGTGCAATCCTCCCTTACCTCATTGTTACCGTTCTTCCCTGGTCTGATGGACATTTTCCTATCACCTCGGTTCACGATGAGGTAGTTTATTTAATAAATCTTTATAGTGAAGTGGGTGTAATCAATATATTGATTGTGTATTAATAAATAGAGTATATATTCGTGGGTGTATAGATAACCCTTAATAATTTGTCTGCTTTGTCATCATTAATGATTGAGAGTAGGAAGAATGACCATATTAGGATAGCCTCAACACAGGATGTTGAGGAGGGTAACACGCTATTTGATGAGGTTAAGCTCATACACATGGCACTCCCCGAGATAGACTTCGAGGACACGGATCCATCAGTAGTAGTATTCAACAAGAGGTTGAGTTTCCCATTCATAATAGGGGCCATGACTGGTGGGACGGAAACCGCTGGGAAGATCAACACGACGTTGGCGAAGTGCGCTGAGGAGTTTGGTATTGGTATGTACGTTGGGTCTCAGAGGATTGGTATTGTTAAGCCCGAGACGGCATGGACCTTTAGGGTCGTCGCTGAGAACGCGCCCACGGCCCTTAAGATAGCGAATTTGGGGGCTCCCCAAATATCGAGGTTAAGTGAGAAGGAGTTGATTGATTGGGTGAATGAGGCCATTGACATGATAAATGCGGATGCCATAGCCATACACCTAAACCCAGCCCAGGAGGTATTCCAACCGGAGGGCGAGCCCTGGTTCAGGGGGGTGCTGGAGAAGCTTAGGGTAATTAAGAAGGCGGTTAACAAGCCCCTGATAGTTAAGGAGGTGGGTAATGGAATATCCAGGGAGGTTGCCAAGGCACTGAGCGTGGTAAAGCCCGACGCTATAGACGTGGGTGGGCTTGGCGGGACCTCATTCATAAAGATTGAGTCCATAAGGAGCGGAAACCTGGACGAAGCCTCGGTATTCAGGGATTGGGGAATACCCACCGCAATATCCATATGCGAGGTCAGGAGTGTCTATGATGGTGTGGTCATAGCCTCGGGAGGGCTTAGGAACGGGCTTGACGGTGCCAAGGCCGTGGCCCTAGGCGCCAACGCCTTCACAATGTCGAGACCACTATTAATAGCCGCATTAAATGGAATCGATGAGGTTAGGAGGGTCATTGGGAGGTTAATGAGGGAGTTCAGGATAGCCATGTTCCTCACGGGCTCTAGAACTGTGAGTGACCTGGCTAGGGCGCCCGTGGTCCTGGGGCTCACAATAACCTCATGGCTGTCCCAGCGGGGCATCAAATGCGGTAGAGGGTACTAGGTATTACCCTGCAATCCACGGTAAGCAATTTAAGGGGATACTCACCGATATCATGTGCTCCAGGGACTAACATGCCCCAGGTGTGGTTCCAGAAACATAGCCATAGTGGCCTCGGGATCACTCACGTACAAATGCCTAAACTGCGGACATACCTGGACACCCACGGTACAGGGGCTTGGTTACGTGAGCACGAAGGCCGGCGAGATCCACTGGACCGAGCTAAAGAAGCTTGCTGAGGAGGCACAGGTAAATGCTCATAAGGCCCTTAACGAAGGGGTTAGGGACTGCGATGCCCTGATCAAGAGGCTCCAGGAACAATATGGGAGTTACCTGGACACACGCGAAATCATAAAAATAGCACTACTGAGTGTTAAGAGATACATGGAGGAGGTTAGGTATAGGGATCCCCAATTATTCAATGAGTTGGTTAGAGAGTTAGAGAGGTGTAGGAAGCTCTACCACGGTAGTTAATGATTACTCAGGGGGTATGGCACCACTACGCTTCTTACTAAGCCTGGTCTTCTTGGAGTAACCAGAGGCCCAGACCCTGGACGCCCTGGGGACAATCTGTGGGCACCTCCTACCAGTGCACCTGGGCGCTATGATACCCACCTTCTGACCAGGTGGTGCGTTCCTAGCCACGGGCGTCTCACCCTTCTGGTGACTACCACCGCCGTGCGGGTGCGCGTAGGCGTTCATTGCCTTACCCCTAACCGTTGGGTACTTCCATGACTTAACCCTAGCCCTGTAGTACTTGGCGCCGGCCTTTACGAAGGGCTTCTCAATCCTACCACCGCCAGCCACAATGCCTATGGTTGCCCTGGACCTGGAGTCAATCTCCATAATCTTACCACTGGGTAGTTGAACAACCGTGGTACTATCCTTATGACTAAGCACTATAGCGTAAGTACCGCCGGATCTGGCGAACTTACCACCATCACCCGGCCTCTTCTCAATGTTATACACCATGGTTCCATCGGGCACCTTAGCCAGGGGGAGCACATTACCAACGCTGACTTTGGCCATGGCG
This window harbors:
- the fni gene encoding type 2 isopentenyl-diphosphate Delta-isomerase — protein: MIESRKNDHIRIASTQDVEEGNTLFDEVKLIHMALPEIDFEDTDPSVVVFNKRLSFPFIIGAMTGGTETAGKINTTLAKCAEEFGIGMYVGSQRIGIVKPETAWTFRVVAENAPTALKIANLGAPQISRLSEKELIDWVNEAIDMINADAIAIHLNPAQEVFQPEGEPWFRGVLEKLRVIKKAVNKPLIVKEVGNGISREVAKALSVVKPDAIDVGGLGGTSFIKIESIRSGNLDEASVFRDWGIPTAISICEVRSVYDGVVIASGGLRNGLDGAKAVALGANAFTMSRPLLIAALNGIDEVRRVIGRLMREFRIAMFLTGSRTVSDLARAPVVLGLTITSWLSQRGIKCGRGY
- a CDS encoding 50S ribosomal protein L2, which codes for MGKRILVQRRGRGGSQFRNPGWLREGPVRYMPISEAEVNGVIRGIVRELIHVPGLNAPVARIVLEDGREFLNYAAEGMSVGQVIEVGAMAKVSVGNVLPLAKVPDGTMVYNIEKRPGDGGKFARSGGTYAIVLSHKDSTTVVQLPSGKIMEIDSRSRATIGIVAGGGRIEKPFVKAGAKYYRARVKSWKYPTVRGKAMNAYAHPHGGGSHQKGETPVARNAPPGQKVGIIAPRCTGRRCPQIVPRASRVWASGYSKKTRLSKKRSGAIPPE
- a CDS encoding NAD-dependent epimerase/dehydratase family protein, which translates into the protein MKKAIIVGLGFIATNLARYLVSLGYEVHVTYRSIKGTRSLMAKDLMELGVKLRRVDPNDYGELRKTMEEVGPDYVFNTVGRISGSWRDLWSAHVEVPRNIARAILDVDRRIKLVHISASAASGPIGNFIREEPVHCDYAYVRPRSNYERSKCDGERTLRELGSEGLRYVIVRPTLVYGYYNDHEEFLMLYRVIRRGLIPIVRVRVSMIYVGYLVRLLERLAVSDEFNNSFLYATECQQYDLGDLTRTMAMHMGVRGLSIPIPTVLAGLALPSGARALLRYVNVQYDCSNTVKVLGNLEPGLDRGIEEIIDWIKRAYGF
- a CDS encoding MFS transporter, with amino-acid sequence MRTELWHTISEGQRKSVLINAFLGALLGSMNMSSIVIALPAILRGIGLSINTTLGFMIMTWIMFAYPLVMAITVALIGRLSDMYGRGRVFTIGDIIFTTASVLLGLTPGYGVIAGIQMVIYRFVQGLGGAMMFGNSAALITDTFPPERRGVAQGIVGIAFSAGSVTGLLIGGLLATIDWRWVFLFNAPIGAVSIAWAFRSVYRLPTGFTKARIDWVGALLLTASLVLMLMGLMLSMMPYGASSLGWGNPMVWILLSSGVVLFVVLFIVESRIQEPMLRVKLFRIKQFTYGVLSSLFLFLAQGANVFVLSLLLQAIYLPLHGIPYEDTPLWAGIYLIPSSIASALFAPIGGKLLNKFGARVVSTLGAVLLSISFELLTLLPVTNFNYIFFAAILLIMGAGTGLFQSPNLVSILSAVPPTERSAASGLRAAMQNIGLLMSFAIFLTLILTGASIELTRSLYNALISAGVPASDAMRLISIPPVHALFAAFLGYDPIKTLVAQAGISLPASVMSNIDKLSFFPSAIAPAMALGFYYAYHAAAVLAIVAAVFSYMRGREAFQPQVLTTVKVETKTTPTNPVVELNGGPDNPQYSLKSDPVLRKVYAAYLLLGTELADQVLSSITTRDLVYVAIRMSNAPQWLAEIITKLGDCDVKSDVVKIVRKYTELPGWFNELVDAWMSRNQKTVPS